Part of the Chlorogloeopsis sp. ULAP01 genome, CATATCCTGTACAACTTTGGCTGTAAACCTGCTCCCAGGACTGTTGATATTGCCGAAGATTGCAGTACCATCAGAGTTGCGAATATTTTTGATAGTGCGCTTGTTGTATGTTTCGACAGCCGAACTCCCTTTTTCTCCCTCAATAAGTCCGTACTTTTGGAGGTTGGGATTTGCGCCGTTTTCCGTTACCCATTCTGCAGCAGCTGTACCTCCAGTGGGCAATCCCAATAATGCAGCACCAATAAGACCGCCCATATCAGCGCCTGTCTGCCCACCACTGATAACCGTAATGGGTTTTTTACCACGTTCGGCGATTGTATTTACTTCTGGTTGTATTTCTTTTGGTGTAACTGTACTAGCAATGCTTTCCTGGGTTGGTTGTGTTGCAGTTTGTACGTTAAATTTTTCGATAATGTTGGCATAAGCTTCCGAGAGCGCCCTGATAAATGCTGATTCCTTACCCTTACCCTCCCACTGTTTATCCTGGGCGTTAGTTATACTGGTGAGGCAGTGCGTTGCGGGGGTTTCCCCCGTTGTAGGCGGAACGCCTTCCCGTAGGGTAGGAACTGCCGAACCCGTAAGGGGGGTTTCCCCCCAACCCCACTCCGTGGGGGCCCCAAAGCCCCCCGTTGTAGCAACTGCCGTACAGTTTTCCAACCACTTAGTTCCTCCGCGTTTGGCGATCGCCTCAATTAGCCGGGGGTGTTGTTCGAGTTTGGCTTGAAGTACCTCCACCATTAGCTTGTATTCATCGGCTGATGGATTCAACTGCTTTTGGTGGTTAAATGCGTGTTCTGCGGATGCGTATGCTAGCCCTTCAGGTTTTTGGAAATGGGTTTCTACTCCATAACGTCCAGCTGCTGCTTCTGGGTTGTTATTAAATGAAACTTGGTAGTCGTTTTGCAGTTTCCCTTGTTCTTTGGCTAGTGCAGTGGCGTTGGCAAGTGCTGCTCCTAGCCCATCGTTGGAGTCAGGACTAACATTAATAGGTGTTGCAGTTTGCTTCTGGACGGTTGGGAACGGAACAATCTTGTCGTTGACATAATCCCCCAGGGGTTCCATGAACAACCCATATATTTTGCTTTTACTTGCTTGGGTTTGGGTAAGTTCTTTGACTGAATGTTTCTCCCAATTTGCCCAGGCTTTGGTATACGCTGGATTTTGAATCATTTGGGGGGTAATTTCGTATTGTTTGCCCACACGGAATGCTACCTGTTCACCATTCTTACCAAGGGCGATCGCAATATCTCCTTCCTTGATGCCATAGGTTTTTTGGTAGTCTACACCTCTGGTGGTGTGTATCCTACCGTACCCGCGCATGGCATCAATGGTTGTGTTGACTGGTACTTTGTCAGGTTCGCCGTGCGTGTGTAGCGAGTAAACCATTGGTACTGGTTTACCTGATATAGTAGGATTTTCTGGAATCTGGGGGTTTTGAGCGCGTGCTGCGGTTTGATTACCAATGGCAATAAGTTCTTCAACGATTGGTTGCTTTGGGGTATTGGGAAGGGGTGCGTTTCGAGTAGCATCTTTGAGGTCAGTATAGCTACGCTCTACTTTTATTTCGCCGCCAGGTATCCACTCGTTACTCTTGATAGTCAGGTCATCGTTACTGTTAATTACTGCACGAGGGGGTTGGTTTGAGGCGAGGAAATTCTCAAACTTTTGGCGAACACTATTCTCCCTACCGAGGTCATTTTTAATTGACCAGATGTTGATAGACCATCTCTTAGCTTCAGTATTGATAGCGGCGTGTTCGTTTTTGCAGTTAAACCGAGTGACTGTACCAGATTCAAGTTTAAACTCTTGGTAAGTCGCGTTTTTATTTTCTTCCCTAGTCCATGCCATTTGCTCCTTGGCAGCGCGATATCCCCACTCGGAGTTACCAATATTAATGCTGCGGGCTTCTGTTGCGGCGTAGGAGTCATCGCGGTGATAATTAATGCCAGCACCGGGTTGCTCTGAGTAAGTTACCAGTACAATATCTGCATCGGGGTAAACCTGCTTGACAAGTTGCATCAAGTTGTCGTCTTGTACCCCACTTTTGAAATCCTTGTCTTTTAAGTCCCACTTGGCACCAACCCAGGCTACTTGTCTACCAGGTGCATAGTTTGATTTATCGGTTTCAAGTACTGGTTTGATGTAGGTTTCGAGATGCGATCGCAATTGTTCGACTTTTTCGCTCGTGATGACACCCATAATTTCGATAGGCTTAGTATGGTCTGCTTCTTGAGTTGAAGGGAGTACAATTGGTTGTGCAGCAACTTTGCCTTCAATAGATTCTTGTCTAATAGGCTGGGCAGTCCAGGTTTGAGTATTTTGTGTTGATTGTGTTAATGGAGAATTGGGATTGCTGGCGCTGGCGATCGCATTCCTTATATTGCTTGCAGTTGCTTGTTTATCCAGATTGTAATTGAATGATTTATCTACTGGTAATTGCAGATTTTGAGTGTTATTTTCTTCTATACCAGCAGGTTTTGCAGGTGCAATTGGCAGGGGTATCTCTTCCTGACTTAATAACTTGGGACGATTCGGGAGTGATTGAAGTACCTGTCTGTACTCGCTTTGTTGTGGTGTAGAGCTTATTTCTAATAGACTACCTTGTTCTTTTACCTTTTGATAAAGCTCATTACTTAATTGTTCATATTGGTCAAATCCATCTACTTCACCAATATTGATAGCTTCTCCTAAGAGGGTGTTTAAATTTTCTTCCAATTCACTACTGACTGTATCTTTCTCAAGAATAAATATAGCTATACTGCTATCTTCTTCAATAATGTAATTACTATTTGCTCCTTTAGACTCCAACCAATAGTTGATAGCACCAACATCTTGGACTGGTGCTACTAATCCTATCGCTTCTTTGATAACTTGTGAGTTATCTTCTAGAGTATACTGCTGGTTGGGGTTGCTAAAATATATGGTTTGTTCTGGAATGATTGGAGCAGTTAGTGGTGGAGTAACATTACTCTTGATACCGCCAACTCTTTCTATAAATTGTTCTTTTATTTCGGGAGGAATTGTACTTTCATCTAGCATGAATACTGTCATGCCTTTTTTGATTTCCAATCGGCTTTCTGATTTGGGAAGTTGCTCGTATGTTATTCCTACTCTTTGTAAAAATTCTTTTGTTACTTCGGCTTTTTTACTATCAACAGCTAACCCGATTAATCCTACTAATTTATCTTCTTGGCTCTGAAACATAAGAGTAGGACGTTCAATAATTTTATCAAATAATTGGCTATTTTTTTGTTCTACTGGTGATACTTCTTTTTGTTGTTCAACTAATTGATAACGTTTAATCCAGTTTTCGGGATATTGTACTGATTCGGGGTTAATAGTTAATTTGCAGGTAGTTGCATTACTTGTGATAACAACCGGTATGGTTGTTTGAACTTTGTTTTCATTAATTATACCTGCTCTAATTAACTGTTCTGGTACGCTAGGTGTTTTATTGTATTTACTTTTTCCTTTATATACCCGCTCGCTATATTGTCCGATGATTCCTAATGATTTATCGCCGATTTTAGCAGTGTAATAGCAGAGTTTATCATAAGCCTTAATATTTATAGATAGTTCTTGACTTATGAATTCTTTATCTTTAAACTTATCATCTATTTCTATTCTTACAAGCTTTCCTTCTGGTGTTTCTCCAATCGCAAATGCATTTTTACCTGTAGTAATACTGGTAATTTTTAACTTTAATTGCTGTCCCTTCTGACCGGGCTTTTCTGCCAGCCATCCTGCTTCTATTCCTACCTTTACTGATTCTTTAGAAAGAGTACCTAATTTCTCTTCTTTACTGCCATTTTGAAAAGTGATAACATAATCTTCTCGCTCAAGTTTACCTTGAACTATGGTTAAATTTACTTGCTCGCCATTAAACCTTTGGTCTTTATATTGAAATTTTTGTAATTCTTTTACCTCGAAACTTACTTCGGGTAGTCCAGGTATTTTTGCTGTAACCGTTGCTGTATATACTTCACCCTTTTCAATAGTACCAGTTGCTGTTGTACCGATGTGGAGCTTACCATCGGTGGCGTTGATGTTAGCGAAGGTTTCATAATCCCCTGTTTCTGGATTTTTGACCTCAATGACATCTTTAATGACAGTATTACCTTTATTGTCTACTTGTTCGCTAATATTAAATCTAATTTCTTGAAGTTGACCCTGGTTTTCTGGCTTGATTATTTCACTTGTACGGTTATAACCCGTAAGGGTAAATCCAGTAAATTGCAGTGTATATATTTGTTTAATAATTTTATCAATGAAGGTAGCAAATACAAAATTTGATACTTTCTTTTGTCTTTCCACTTCTTGTTCAATTTCACTTTGACCTCTGGAATTAGAAGTTTCACGAGTTGTTGATACTGCCCAAGTTGCAGCAGCCATTCTTAGCTTTTGGTCATCAGGAATCGAATTATAGAAATCTTCGGCTATTTGGTAAGCTTTTTGGTACATCAACTTAATTTGTCCTTCACTCAATTCAGGTTGGAAGGATATCTTGGTTGATGTAATTTCTTGGTTGGGCGTAATTCCCAACTCTTGAAGTTTGGCTTCTTGCTCTTTGGATACTGTACCTAACGTTCTAAACTTGGGTTTACCATTTTCAGTTTCATCATTAATTTGAGCGTAGACTCGATACCGATGGGGCTTATCTTTCGAGCATTTCTCGGCTGGTATTTCTGATACTTTTAAGGTAATTTTTTGTGCATTCCAGATCAGAGGATGGTCATATCTGAGGAGGTTTGTAACATCGAGTTTCTTACCATTCCCGATATCGATACTTGCTGATGGCCCTTTTTCTACCTTTTTGCGCTGGCTGTAACGTGTAGCGTTGTTGAACTCCCTATCAAATTCTCTTTTGGCAAGGTTAGCTTGCAGGCGTTGTTCGTAGGTAAATTCTACTCCTTTGAATAGGTTTGAAAATTGAGCTAGTTCACGTGATTCAAGTTGTGCTTTCTCAAAGTACTGGTTAACCTTACTGATGAGGATTTCAACTGGCGAGTTACCAGTTGGTTTAATAGTACTGTCGAGGTAAAAATCTTTTTTCTTATCCCGAATATAGTTGACTTCTCGGTGGAGAATCTGACTGTTGTTGCGGATAATCTCTATTTCGGGTTTATTGGCACTTTTGAAGAGGTCAACCGCAATTTGGTTTTGAAATGCAGCTTCGGCAATCATTTCCCGATACATTCGGGTGTTGATGCCCATTGCAAAGAGTGCAGTTGCCTGGGTTAGGGGTTCTTGCCGAACGGTTTGGACAAACTCTTCCAAGGAAGCGCGATACTTATCGGGAACTTCTTTACCTTCGATACCCTTGGATTTTGCCCAGGCTTCTGTCTTGAACAAATCTTCGTAGTGTTTGGCTACTTGCTGTACGTACTCTATTTGCTCTTTTTCGCTACCAAATTTTTTCAGAATCGTAATTTCTGACTCTAACGCT contains:
- a CDS encoding putative molybdenum carrier protein, producing MVIEAKHFDTRLNQWIHTDNNPSNPDSLLKEELTNSLLEYFFPNVEFSFGHMDEKATADQLKNHPEGHKLLLSSKSRLLYGPEECLETISKLCPDSKDRGAYGSIFLGSCKNAIAAELNVLVVDDSTGENGGIIDNNQAYRLTGDCYGQISTELYHQLTGHQEGNQYRVIQHRFGWTDKDGEDGKFRFGKGTLRPANLDHILNYQDPNNQAKVDLILPLSAFKGTDKDNLNGPSKPQIKTGLYRQKIWLGEKSQSELGKTAISQMIASFPNGLKDFAETVELEAAKLKEALADPRKIAQLYCEKYEKRKAFLEQQAAQLEEEATINPEVTEEFEKLQERLATDTSIYKLIKKDLEGSGQLLETEKIQRELARFVQGEWQDISVGKTLTFERAMVIPSKNLRDGEVCIPHYQDGEEVLNFRSPFLNSNGLCVSTNKIVEDILGPDGKPLAGVIAVSDETSDRIYNRLNKQLLSILLEAQGKNIQLEGIENYLDKNIGKLGTKDKIEFINKFNEYIQKLQSAGYELEILPQESEQERQARDYDGDCIGFEQASKYPNLTAEALERNLPENAYDPTVKLKKQSFYQEDGSQPEFEEIAIHMSDGISVGIINNHLTSIEALESEITILKKFGSEKEQIEYVQQVAKHYEDLFKTEAWAKSKGIEGKEVPDKYRASLEEFVQTVRQEPLTQATALFAMGINTRMYREMIAEAAFQNQIAVDLFKSANKPEIEIIRNNSQILHREVNYIRDKKKDFYLDSTIKPTGNSPVEILISKVNQYFEKAQLESRELAQFSNLFKGVEFTYEQRLQANLAKREFDREFNNATRYSQRKKVEKGPSASIDIGNGKKLDVTNLLRYDHPLIWNAQKITLKVSEIPAEKCSKDKPHRYRVYAQINDETENGKPKFRTLGTVSKEQEAKLQELGITPNQEITSTKISFQPELSEGQIKLMYQKAYQIAEDFYNSIPDDQKLRMAAATWAVSTTRETSNSRGQSEIEQEVERQKKVSNFVFATFIDKIIKQIYTLQFTGFTLTGYNRTSEIIKPENQGQLQEIRFNISEQVDNKGNTVIKDVIEVKNPETGDYETFANINATDGKLHIGTTATGTIEKGEVYTATVTAKIPGLPEVSFEVKELQKFQYKDQRFNGEQVNLTIVQGKLEREDYVITFQNGSKEEKLGTLSKESVKVGIEAGWLAEKPGQKGQQLKLKITSITTGKNAFAIGETPEGKLVRIEIDDKFKDKEFISQELSINIKAYDKLCYYTAKIGDKSLGIIGQYSERVYKGKSKYNKTPSVPEQLIRAGIINENKVQTTIPVVITSNATTCKLTINPESVQYPENWIKRYQLVEQQKEVSPVEQKNSQLFDKIIERPTLMFQSQEDKLVGLIGLAVDSKKAEVTKEFLQRVGITYEQLPKSESRLEIKKGMTVFMLDESTIPPEIKEQFIERVGGIKSNVTPPLTAPIIPEQTIYFSNPNQQYTLEDNSQVIKEAIGLVAPVQDVGAINYWLESKGANSNYIIEEDSSIAIFILEKDTVSSELEENLNTLLGEAINIGEVDGFDQYEQLSNELYQKVKEQGSLLEISSTPQQSEYRQVLQSLPNRPKLLSQEEIPLPIAPAKPAGIEENNTQNLQLPVDKSFNYNLDKQATASNIRNAIASASNPNSPLTQSTQNTQTWTAQPIRQESIEGKVAAQPIVLPSTQEADHTKPIEIMGVITSEKVEQLRSHLETYIKPVLETDKSNYAPGRQVAWVGAKWDLKDKDFKSGVQDDNLMQLVKQVYPDADIVLVTYSEQPGAGINYHRDDSYAATEARSINIGNSEWGYRAAKEQMAWTREENKNATYQEFKLESGTVTRFNCKNEHAAINTEAKRWSINIWSIKNDLGRENSVRQKFENFLASNQPPRAVINSNDDLTIKSNEWIPGGEIKVERSYTDLKDATRNAPLPNTPKQPIVEELIAIGNQTAARAQNPQIPENPTISGKPVPMVYSLHTHGEPDKVPVNTTIDAMRGYGRIHTTRGVDYQKTYGIKEGDIAIALGKNGEQVAFRVGKQYEITPQMIQNPAYTKAWANWEKHSVKELTQTQASKSKIYGLFMEPLGDYVNDKIVPFPTVQKQTATPINVSPDSNDGLGAALANATALAKEQGKLQNDYQVSFNNNPEAAAGRYGVETHFQKPEGLAYASAEHAFNHQKQLNPSADEYKLMVEVLQAKLEQHPRLIEAIAKRGGTKWLENCTAVATTGGFGAPTEWGWGETPLTGSAVPTLREGVPPTTGETPATHCLTSITNAQDKQWEGKGKESAFIRALSEAYANIIEKFNVQTATQPTQESIASTVTPKEIQPEVNTIAERGKKPITVISGGQTGADMGGLIGAALLGLPTGGTAAAEWVTENGANPNLQKYGLIEGEKGSSAVETYNKRTIKNIRNSDGTAIFGNINSPGSRFTAKVVQDMGKPILHVPTETALNDKPTAARQLRDFVEKNNIQTLNISGNRESKAPGLQAAVAEIVQIGLAYQKNQDNSQDVPTCPTPTILQSKTIAPGINLSSRSPDPLGGALTSTTVKSKQIGTTDKEYPVSFRDNKAMPVGNYGLETYTKSKEEGQPFLSAEQAFYAYKETLPLGEPRVQLMAEILQTRFEQYPELTEAVTQRGGVEWLKQCSYLVSSETKNFWEGKELESAYIRALTQGYTKALENINSQVVENQSAEAIQLTSNQAPQPTPKETEQTSFTLKNQTQSPQTLNADIQQSLSLTPVNSHTSSIDKTLNTIKQSTIQNLQNWYEAAKKLGRTEKYINRIQEVTNQYKTDSSYNLEKAFKAMSRDIRELQQINEITKLAQKVAKTLGQEDVNGIMSVKTESYKNYQIATKAQEQTYLIKDKDNNVLLYIRENKIQVNNLNEEVINDFRFMYFQIENSLQDVKKELIER